A genomic window from Brevibacillus agri includes:
- the cas2 gene encoding CRISPR-associated endonuclease Cas2, with the protein MRQFVLVSYDIADQKRWRKVFKLMKGQGEHVQYSVFLCQLTEIQQAKLKVSLAELVHHGEDQVMFVKIGPVTRDQLDKRISTVGREFLPRDLTKFIY; encoded by the coding sequence ATGCGACAATTTGTTCTGGTAAGCTATGATATTGCCGATCAAAAACGTTGGAGAAAAGTATTCAAGCTGATGAAGGGGCAAGGCGAGCACGTCCAGTACTCGGTGTTTCTGTGCCAGCTCACCGAGATTCAGCAAGCCAAGCTAAAGGTAAGCCTGGCGGAGCTGGTTCACCATGGAGAAGACCAGGTCATGTTTGTAAAAATCGGCCCAGTGACGAGAGATCAACTGGACAAGCGGATTTCTACTGTTGGCAGGGAGTTTCTGCCTCGCGATTTGACCAAATTTATCTATTAA
- the cas4g/cas1g gene encoding CRISPR-associated endonuclease Cas4g/Cas1g, whose protein sequence is MSWIPVRMLNEIQYCERLYHIMHVQGLFEESADTVEGAAQHKRAETHLRKSKAAPEEMWGDAPFSLQLGDPVLGITGKLDAVCLEEGKQWIPVEGKHSASPEGGQMFNVGVYSLDGSAWPNDQIQLCAQGLLLRANGYESDYGYLYYRGNKKKVRIPFSQELIAATHACIQKAHQLREAEIPPPLQESKKCFRCSLNYVCMPDETNYMLGLSANIRKIVPSRPDGGVLYVTEQGAKLGRSGESLTITCRGEKIDEIPIKDLIHVSLMGHVQCSTQLLHTLMNCGVHVSYLTTHGTLTGIMTPPLSKNIRTRAKQFIKFQHAEIALGIARRVVYAKISNQRTMLRRNGSPDKAVLKELKELRDRAWEAPSLEIVRGIEGRAAQLYMQFFPTMLKHPVVDGMAIMNGRNRRPPKDPVNALLSLGYTLLSRDVYSACANVGLDPLFGFFHTMEPGRPALALDLMEPFRALIADSVAIRTLNTEELTLGDFYWGKDSCYLKKAGRQTYFAAYERRMNETLTHPQFGYKLSYRRMLELEARFLARYLDGELVEYTPLMTR, encoded by the coding sequence TTGTCCTGGATACCTGTCCGCATGCTAAATGAAATTCAGTATTGTGAGCGACTGTACCATATTATGCATGTGCAGGGGCTGTTTGAGGAAAGCGCAGACACGGTCGAAGGAGCAGCACAACACAAGCGTGCAGAGACACATCTGCGCAAAAGCAAGGCAGCGCCGGAAGAGATGTGGGGGGACGCTCCGTTTAGCTTGCAGCTCGGCGACCCTGTGCTTGGCATTACGGGAAAGCTGGATGCCGTCTGTCTGGAAGAAGGTAAGCAGTGGATTCCGGTAGAAGGAAAGCATTCGGCGTCGCCAGAAGGCGGGCAGATGTTCAATGTAGGCGTGTATTCGCTGGACGGTTCTGCCTGGCCCAACGACCAAATCCAATTGTGTGCGCAAGGCTTGCTGCTTCGCGCGAATGGATATGAATCCGATTATGGCTACTTATACTACCGTGGCAATAAAAAGAAGGTTCGCATTCCTTTTTCGCAGGAACTCATAGCGGCTACTCACGCCTGCATTCAAAAAGCTCATCAGCTTCGGGAAGCCGAAATTCCCCCTCCGTTGCAGGAGTCGAAAAAGTGCTTTCGCTGCTCGTTAAATTACGTATGCATGCCTGACGAGACGAATTACATGTTGGGGTTGAGCGCAAACATCAGAAAGATTGTGCCCAGTCGTCCAGATGGCGGGGTACTGTATGTTACAGAGCAGGGGGCAAAACTGGGCAGAAGCGGAGAAAGCTTGACCATCACCTGCCGGGGCGAAAAGATAGACGAAATCCCGATCAAAGACTTGATTCACGTGAGCTTGATGGGGCATGTGCAATGCTCTACGCAGCTTCTGCACACCTTGATGAACTGTGGCGTCCACGTCAGCTACTTGACTACGCATGGCACATTGACAGGAATAATGACTCCCCCTTTATCGAAAAACATTCGAACAAGAGCCAAGCAGTTTATCAAATTTCAGCACGCGGAGATCGCCCTTGGAATCGCGAGAAGGGTCGTGTATGCGAAAATTTCCAATCAGCGCACGATGCTGCGCCGCAATGGCTCACCAGATAAAGCAGTTTTAAAAGAGTTAAAAGAGCTTAGAGATCGCGCGTGGGAGGCGCCATCACTGGAAATAGTGAGAGGTATCGAGGGACGTGCAGCACAGTTGTACATGCAGTTTTTCCCTACCATGTTAAAGCACCCAGTAGTAGACGGTATGGCGATCATGAACGGTCGCAACCGTCGCCCGCCCAAAGATCCGGTCAATGCGCTGCTCTCCCTCGGCTATACGCTTCTTTCACGGGATGTTTACTCCGCATGTGCCAATGTCGGACTCGATCCACTGTTCGGCTTTTTCCATACGATGGAGCCGGGCAGACCAGCTTTGGCACTCGATCTGATGGAACCGTTCCGCGCCTTGATTGCCGATAGCGTAGCGATACGTACCTTGAATACGGAGGAACTCACCCTCGGGGACTTTTATTGGGGAAAAGACAGTTGTTATTTGAAAAAGGCAGGAAGACAAACGTATTTCGCTGCCTATGAAAGACGGATGAACGAGACGCTGACGCATCCGCAATTTGGGTATAAGCTCAGCTATCGCCGTATGCTGGAGCTGGAAGCAAGGTTTTTGGCCCGGTATCTGGATGGAGAGCTGGTGGAATATACGCCGCTCATGACAAGGTAG
- the cas12b gene encoding type V CRISPR-associated protein Cas12b yields the protein MAIRSIKLKLKTHTGPEAQNLRKGIWRTHRLLNEGVAYYMKMLLLFRQESTGERPKEELQEELICHIREQQQRNQADKNTQALPLDKALEALRQLYELLVPSSVGQSGDAQIISRKFLSPLVDPNSEGGKGTSKAGAKPTWQKKKEANDPTWEQDYEKWKKRREEDPTASVITTLEEYGIRPIFPLYTNTVTDIAWLPLQSNQFVRTWDRDMLQQAIERLLSWESWNKRVQEEYAKLKEKMAQLNEQLEGGQEWISLLEQYEENRERELRENMTAANDKYRITKRQMKGWNELYELWSTFPASASHEQYKEALKRVQQRLRGRFGDAHFFQYLMEEKNRLIWKGNPQRIHYFVARNELTKRLEEAKQSATMTLPNARKHPLWVRFDARGGNLQDYYLTAEADKPRSRRFVTFSQLIWPSESGWMEKKDVEVELALSRQFYQQVKLLKNDKGKQKIEFKDKGSGSTFNGHLGGAKLQLERGDLEKEEKNFEDGEIGSVYLNVVIDFEPLQEVKNGRVQAPYGQVLQLIRRPNEFPKVTTYKSEQLVEWIKASPQHSAGVESLASGFRVMSIDLGLRAAAATSIFSVEESSDKNAADFSYWIEGTPLVAVHQRSYMLRLPGEQVEKQVMEKRDERFQLHQRVKFQIRVLAQIMRMANKQYGDRWDELDSLKQAVEQKKSPLDQTDRTFWEGIVCDLTKVLPRNEADWEQAVVQIHRKAEEYVGKAVQAWRKRFAADERKGIAGLSMWNIEELEGLRKLLISWSRRTRNPQEVNRFERGHTSHQRLLTHIQNVKEDRLKQLSHAIVMTALGYVYDERKQEWCAEYPACQVILFENLSQYRSNLDRSTKENSTLMKWAHRSIPKYVHMQAEPYGIQIGDVRAEYSSRFYAKTGTPGIRCKKVRGQDLQGRRFENLQKRLVNEQFLTEEQVKQLRPGDIVPDDSGELFMTLTDGSGSKEVVFLQADINAAHNLQKRFWQRYNELFKVSCRVIVRDEEEYLVPKTKSVQAKLGKGLFVKKSDTAWKDVYVWDSQAKLKGKTTFTEESESPEQLEDFQEIIEEAEEAKGTYRTLFRDPSGVFFPESVWYPQKDFWGEVKRKLYGKLRERFLTKAR from the coding sequence ATGGCAATCCGTAGCATAAAACTAAAACTAAAAACCCACACAGGCCCGGAAGCGCAAAACCTCCGAAAAGGAATATGGCGGACGCATCGGTTGTTAAATGAAGGCGTCGCCTATTACATGAAAATGCTCCTGCTCTTTCGTCAGGAAAGCACTGGTGAACGGCCAAAAGAAGAACTACAGGAAGAACTGATTTGTCACATACGCGAACAGCAACAACGAAATCAGGCAGATAAAAATACGCAAGCGCTTCCGCTAGATAAGGCACTGGAAGCTTTGCGCCAACTATATGAACTGCTTGTCCCCTCCTCGGTCGGACAAAGTGGCGACGCCCAGATCATCAGCCGAAAGTTTCTCAGCCCGCTCGTCGATCCGAACAGCGAAGGCGGCAAAGGTACTTCGAAGGCAGGGGCAAAACCCACTTGGCAGAAGAAAAAAGAAGCGAACGACCCAACCTGGGAACAGGATTACGAAAAATGGAAAAAAAGACGCGAGGAAGACCCAACCGCTTCTGTGATTACTACTTTGGAGGAATACGGCATTAGACCGATCTTTCCCCTGTACACGAACACCGTAACAGATATCGCGTGGTTGCCACTTCAATCCAATCAGTTTGTGCGAACCTGGGACAGAGACATGCTTCAACAAGCGATTGAAAGACTGCTCAGTTGGGAGAGCTGGAACAAACGTGTCCAGGAAGAGTATGCCAAGCTGAAAGAAAAAATGGCTCAACTGAACGAGCAACTCGAAGGCGGTCAGGAATGGATCAGCTTGCTAGAGCAGTACGAAGAAAACCGAGAGCGAGAGCTTAGGGAAAACATGACCGCTGCCAATGACAAGTATCGGATTACCAAGCGGCAAATGAAAGGCTGGAACGAGCTGTACGAGCTATGGTCAACCTTTCCCGCCAGTGCCAGTCACGAGCAATACAAAGAGGCGCTCAAGCGTGTGCAGCAGCGACTGAGAGGGCGGTTTGGGGATGCTCATTTCTTCCAGTATCTGATGGAAGAGAAGAACCGCCTGATCTGGAAGGGGAATCCGCAGCGTATCCATTATTTTGTCGCGCGCAACGAACTGACGAAACGGCTGGAGGAAGCCAAGCAAAGCGCCACGATGACGTTGCCCAATGCCAGGAAGCATCCATTGTGGGTGCGCTTCGATGCACGGGGAGGAAATTTGCAAGACTACTACTTGACGGCTGAAGCGGACAAACCGAGAAGCAGACGTTTTGTAACGTTTAGTCAGTTGATATGGCCAAGCGAATCGGGATGGATGGAAAAGAAAGACGTCGAGGTCGAGCTAGCTTTGTCCAGGCAGTTTTACCAGCAGGTGAAGTTGCTGAAAAATGACAAAGGCAAGCAGAAAATCGAGTTCAAGGATAAAGGTTCGGGCTCGACGTTTAACGGACACTTGGGGGGAGCAAAGCTACAACTGGAGCGGGGCGATTTGGAGAAGGAAGAAAAAAACTTCGAGGACGGGGAAATCGGCAGCGTTTACCTTAACGTTGTCATTGATTTCGAACCTTTGCAAGAAGTGAAAAATGGCCGCGTGCAGGCGCCGTATGGACAAGTACTGCAACTCATTCGTCGCCCCAACGAGTTTCCCAAGGTCACTACCTATAAGTCGGAGCAACTTGTTGAATGGATAAAAGCTTCGCCACAACACTCGGCTGGGGTGGAGTCGCTGGCATCCGGTTTTCGTGTAATGAGCATAGACCTTGGGCTGCGCGCGGCTGCAGCGACTTCTATTTTTTCTGTAGAAGAGAGTAGCGATAAAAATGCGGCTGATTTTTCCTACTGGATTGAAGGAACGCCGCTGGTCGCTGTCCATCAGCGGAGCTATATGCTCAGGTTGCCTGGTGAACAGGTAGAAAAACAGGTGATGGAAAAACGGGACGAGCGGTTCCAGCTACACCAACGTGTGAAGTTTCAAATCAGAGTGCTCGCCCAAATCATGCGTATGGCAAATAAGCAGTATGGAGATCGCTGGGATGAACTCGACAGCCTGAAACAAGCGGTTGAGCAGAAAAAGTCGCCGCTCGATCAAACAGACCGGACATTTTGGGAGGGGATTGTCTGCGACTTAACAAAGGTTTTGCCTCGAAACGAAGCGGACTGGGAACAAGCGGTAGTGCAAATACACCGAAAAGCAGAGGAATACGTCGGAAAAGCCGTTCAGGCATGGCGCAAGCGCTTTGCTGCTGACGAGCGAAAAGGCATCGCAGGTCTGAGCATGTGGAACATAGAAGAATTGGAGGGCTTGCGCAAGCTGTTGATTTCCTGGAGCCGCAGGACGAGGAATCCGCAGGAGGTTAATCGCTTTGAGCGAGGCCATACCAGCCACCAGCGTCTGTTGACCCATATCCAAAACGTCAAAGAGGATCGCCTGAAGCAGTTAAGTCACGCCATTGTCATGACTGCCTTGGGGTATGTTTACGACGAGCGGAAACAAGAGTGGTGCGCCGAATACCCGGCTTGCCAGGTCATTCTGTTTGAAAATCTGAGCCAGTACCGTTCTAACCTGGATCGCTCGACCAAAGAAAACTCCACCTTGATGAAGTGGGCGCATCGCAGCATTCCGAAATACGTCCACATGCAGGCGGAGCCATACGGGATTCAGATTGGCGATGTCCGGGCGGAATATTCCTCTCGTTTTTACGCCAAGACAGGAACGCCAGGCATTCGTTGTAAAAAGGTGAGAGGCCAAGACCTGCAGGGCAGACGGTTTGAGAACTTGCAGAAGAGGTTAGTCAACGAGCAATTTTTGACGGAAGAACAAGTGAAACAGCTAAGGCCCGGCGACATTGTCCCGGATGATAGCGGAGAACTGTTCATGACCTTGACAGACGGAAGCGGAAGCAAGGAGGTCGTGTTTCTCCAGGCCGATATTAACGCGGCGCACAATCTGCAAAAACGTTTTTGGCAGCGATACAATGAACTGTTCAAGGTTAGCTGCCGCGTCATCGTCCGAGACGAGGAAGAGTATCTCGTTCCCAAGACAAAATCGGTGCAGGCAAAGCTGGGCAAAGGGCTTTTTGTGAAAAAATCGGATACAGCCTGGAAAGATGTATATGTGTGGGACAGCCAGGCAAAGCTGAAAGGTAAAACAACCTTTACAGAAGAGTCTGAGTCGCCCGAACAACTGGAAGACTTTCAGGAGATCATCGAGGAAGCAGAAGAGGCGAAAGGAACATACCGTACACTGTTCCGCGATCCTAGCGGAGTCTTTTTTCCCGAATCCGTATGGTATCCCCAAAAAGATTTTTGGGGCGAGGTGAAAAGGAAGCTGTACGGAAAATTGCGGGAACGGTTTTTGACAAAGGCTCGGTAA
- a CDS encoding MarR family winged helix-turn-helix transcriptional regulator, with protein sequence MTPSTITRLVDKMVQKGQLERKIEGKHVLIWQTDKGREAQADIAVAVQELHGRYSAVLG encoded by the coding sequence ATGACGCCGTCGACGATCACGCGGTTGGTTGACAAGATGGTGCAAAAAGGACAGTTGGAGCGGAAGATAGAAGGAAAGCACGTCTTGATCTGGCAGACGGACAAAGGAAGAGAAGCGCAGGCAGACATCGCAGTCGCGGTGCAAGAATTGCATGGCCGCTATTCGGCAGTCCTTGGGTAA
- a CDS encoding IS4 family transposase → MQKYQWATFRKTKAGIKIHLRLVFANQEDVYPDKISLTYAKSNDRTQMESLIDEIGAMYVFDREYVDYEKFDEYTDKDIFFASRLKDNAEIRHLYTFKIPPESSVLSDSMILLGTPQKRVDNVLRLIETLDSKGNRIRIITNRFDWEADELSDIYRWRWQIELFFKWMKQHVKIKNFYGTSDNAVRNQVFLALIAYCLLLLVKLGKNGPHSLLQISRWLKVFLWQTFEQWFGRMNYQSRRTSRGRQKRKWMLFVVVTAGVNV, encoded by the coding sequence ATGCAGAAGTACCAATGGGCAACCTTCCGAAAAACCAAGGCGGGAATCAAGATTCATCTTCGTCTCGTATTTGCCAATCAGGAGGATGTGTATCCTGATAAGATTTCCCTTACGTATGCCAAGTCTAATGACCGCACGCAAATGGAATCGCTGATTGACGAGATCGGAGCCATGTACGTCTTTGATCGAGAATACGTGGATTACGAAAAGTTTGATGAATACACGGACAAAGACATCTTTTTCGCTTCACGTCTGAAAGATAACGCGGAAATTCGCCATCTCTATACTTTCAAAATACCACCAGAAAGCTCTGTTTTATCGGATTCCATGATCTTGCTTGGAACGCCACAAAAACGGGTGGATAACGTGTTGCGACTGATTGAGACGCTGGATTCGAAAGGAAATCGTATTCGAATCATTACGAATCGCTTCGACTGGGAAGCAGATGAACTCAGTGACATCTATCGTTGGCGCTGGCAAATAGAACTGTTTTTCAAGTGGATGAAACAGCATGTAAAGATCAAGAACTTCTATGGCACGAGTGACAATGCTGTAAGAAATCAAGTCTTTCTCGCTCTCATTGCCTACTGCTTGTTGCTCCTAGTCAAACTGGGAAAAAACGGTCCGCACAGTCTGTTGCAAATCAGTAGATGGCTGAAAGTTTTTCTCTGGCAAACGTTCGAGCAATGGTTTGGACGAATGAATTACCAATCCAGACGAACATCAAGAGGGCGACAGAAAAGGAAGTGGATGTTGTTTGTTGTTGTCACCGCTGGAGTAAATGTATAA
- a CDS encoding DUF3139 domain-containing protein: protein MNKKTMIIVFLVLIMISAPVIYVQGTLLSLENQVRQYLITEKNLDEQTIVSLDGVFGKLPVFSVEVIFADEPDVRYFYTEKNGNIIPLHPSPKPKGYEYKHK, encoded by the coding sequence ATGAACAAAAAAACAATGATTATAGTTTTCCTGGTCTTAATCATGATCTCTGCTCCAGTTATATATGTTCAAGGAACTTTGTTAAGCTTAGAAAATCAAGTACGCCAATATCTCATTACGGAGAAAAATCTCGATGAGCAAACAATAGTTAGTCTAGATGGCGTTTTTGGGAAGCTTCCGGTCTTTAGTGTAGAAGTTATTTTTGCTGATGAACCCGATGTAAGATACTTTTATACTGAAAAAAACGGAAACATAATACCTTTACATCCATCGCCTAAACCCAAAGGATACGAATACAAACATAAGTGA
- a CDS encoding NAD(P)H-dependent oxidoreductase, translating into MTYGWAYGSEGNKLHNKEFLLAISVGGPEQAYERDGYNYFTIAELTTPHVKAANRVLNLLTTISRSPS; encoded by the coding sequence TTGACGTATGGCTGGGCGTACGGCTCCGAAGGAAACAAGCTGCACAACAAGGAATTTTTGCTGGCGATTTCCGTCGGAGGACCGGAGCAAGCCTACGAGCGGGATGGCTACAACTATTTCACGATCGCCGAGCTGACGACGCCGCATGTTAAGGCAGCGAATCGCGTACTTAATCTCCTCACAACTATTTCACGATCGCCGAGCTGA